Proteins encoded together in one Thermococcus barophilus MP window:
- a CDS encoding DegT/DnrJ/EryC1/StrS family aminotransferase, with translation MRQIPIAKPLIGDEEINAVVEVLKSGMLAYGDIVKAFEKEFAEYLGAKHGVATCNGTTALDVALKALKIKEGDEVITTPFTFIASANSILFQGAKPVFADIDPKTFNLDPNDVLEKINNKTRAILVVHLYGQPADIKVFKEIAEDYKLYLIEDCAQAHGAEFEGQKVGTFGDIAAFSFYPTKNMTTGEGGMIVTNDDELARRARLLINHGQTKKYYHEELGYNLRMTNIAATIGRVQLKKLDGWNAKRIENAKLLTEGISKIKGLTPPYVDPRVKHVFHQYVIRVEDDFPLNRDELAEKFRERGIGTGIHYPMPIHWQPLYQKLGYPKDCCPNAIEASKEVLSLPVHPAVSGEDIAYIIQTLKELSS, from the coding sequence ATGAGACAAATCCCAATTGCCAAGCCTTTAATTGGAGATGAGGAGATAAACGCTGTTGTTGAGGTTTTAAAAAGCGGAATGTTAGCCTATGGAGACATCGTAAAAGCCTTTGAAAAAGAATTCGCCGAGTATTTGGGTGCAAAACATGGAGTAGCAACCTGTAATGGGACAACAGCCCTCGACGTGGCACTGAAAGCCCTAAAAATTAAAGAAGGAGACGAGGTCATAACTACACCCTTCACTTTCATCGCCTCTGCCAACTCAATACTCTTCCAGGGAGCAAAGCCCGTTTTTGCTGACATTGATCCAAAAACATTCAACCTCGACCCCAATGACGTTTTGGAGAAAATTAACAACAAGACGAGAGCAATTCTCGTGGTTCACCTCTACGGTCAGCCGGCTGATATAAAGGTTTTCAAAGAAATTGCAGAAGATTACAAACTTTACCTCATTGAGGATTGTGCACAAGCTCACGGTGCTGAGTTCGAAGGGCAAAAAGTTGGAACCTTCGGAGACATTGCAGCCTTCAGCTTCTACCCCACAAAAAACATGACCACTGGAGAAGGAGGGATGATTGTCACCAACGATGACGAATTAGCGAGGAGAGCCAGGCTTTTGATAAACCACGGACAAACAAAGAAGTACTATCATGAAGAGCTCGGCTACAACTTAAGAATGACAAACATTGCCGCTACAATTGGGAGAGTTCAGCTCAAAAAGCTTGATGGGTGGAATGCTAAGAGGATTGAGAATGCAAAACTCCTAACCGAGGGAATCAGCAAGATCAAGGGGTTAACGCCACCTTATGTCGATCCCAGAGTTAAGCATGTCTTTCATCAGTATGTCATCAGAGTTGAAGATGACTTTCCATTAAATAGGGATGAATTAGCTGAAAAGTTTAGAGAAAGAGGAATCGGGACGGGAATTCACTATCCAATGCCCATCCATTGGCAGCCATTGTATCAAAAGCTCGGCTATCCAAAGGACTGTTGTCCGAACGCCATAGAAGCTAGTAAGGAAGTCCTCAGCCTGCCAGTGCATCCAGCAGTGAGCGGGGAAGATATTGCTTATATAATTCAAACCCTCAAAGAACTTTCCTCTTAA
- a CDS encoding prenyltransferase/squalene oxidase repeat-containing protein, which produces MKTKIAEYLKALLKNTEKYLVIENEIAYIKDPVFGIVRNRVSAEYLKSIIRLYGESERDIIKKLVRFLLLRQNLNGSWNEIHPNYNQESALVTSFVGEALLLALPYLEGELKKRTENALRKARDYVLLSEIGQGYFLKSKLYTADYLNVDATCGAFLAQYYKVFGDKEALEGAKRAARRVCTFQEKDGAFPYTVNRGNEKYPLNVPCIHYQGVTLYYLSKVQEVIREEWLKECMLKGTQWLLNVQRNDGKFDWSKSGLMFAYYLTGAYAFGIASFVYTSQWDEKYLENATKLLPILGENTPNIVLRWEKGKWRDFPRDVVVSFKSAWLGNYPVKRKLFRLGYAVYRQIARRRFSEDVREDMVFKFVTKLFGIKASTVEPSKNFPDMFMTSEVLDCLSYALTFLKGEK; this is translated from the coding sequence ATGAAAACAAAAATTGCTGAGTACTTGAAAGCACTACTGAAAAACACTGAGAAATATTTAGTGATTGAAAACGAAATTGCCTACATAAAAGACCCCGTTTTTGGAATAGTAAGAAATAGAGTTAGCGCTGAGTATCTGAAATCTATAATTCGGCTATACGGTGAGTCTGAGAGAGATATTATCAAAAAACTTGTGCGCTTCCTTCTTTTGAGACAGAATTTAAACGGTTCTTGGAATGAAATTCACCCCAATTACAACCAAGAATCGGCTCTCGTAACATCTTTTGTTGGAGAAGCATTGCTCTTAGCGTTGCCATATTTAGAGGGTGAGCTGAAAAAAAGAACAGAAAATGCTCTGCGAAAGGCGAGAGATTATGTTTTATTAAGTGAGATTGGGCAGGGATATTTTCTTAAATCTAAGCTCTACACAGCTGACTATCTTAATGTTGATGCAACTTGTGGGGCATTCTTAGCTCAGTATTACAAAGTTTTTGGAGATAAAGAAGCGTTAGAAGGTGCAAAAAGAGCTGCGAGAAGAGTGTGCACATTCCAAGAAAAAGATGGGGCATTTCCGTATACAGTGAATAGAGGAAATGAGAAATATCCATTGAATGTTCCGTGTATTCACTACCAAGGGGTTACGCTCTATTACCTCTCAAAGGTTCAAGAAGTTATTCGGGAAGAGTGGCTTAAGGAGTGTATGCTCAAGGGAACGCAATGGCTCTTGAACGTTCAAAGAAATGATGGAAAATTTGATTGGTCAAAGAGCGGTTTGATGTTTGCTTATTATCTTACGGGAGCTTATGCATTTGGAATTGCATCTTTTGTGTACACATCTCAATGGGATGAGAAATATTTGGAGAATGCAACAAAACTATTGCCAATTTTGGGAGAGAACACTCCAAATATAGTCCTTAGATGGGAGAAAGGAAAGTGGAGAGATTTCCCAAGAGATGTAGTTGTTTCATTTAAGAGTGCTTGGCTTGGGAATTATCCTGTAAAACGCAAGCTATTTAGACTTGGCTATGCTGTCTATAGGCAGATTGCAAGGAGAAGGTTCTCTGAAGATGTTAGGGAAGATATGGTATTCAAATTTGTAACAAAGCTTTTTGGAATAAAGGCCTCAACAGTTGAGCCTTCTAAGAACTTCCCTGACATGTTCATGACATCTGAAGTTTTGGATTGTTTAAGTTATGCATTAACATTTTTAAAAGGTGAGAAATAA
- a CDS encoding glycosyltransferase — protein sequence MRIIFLASNFPDPVNKTWAPWNKSAVDSVLEFAEPIVIAPRPFAPPFSKFSKIPKYNRHFGYPVHYPRFLYLLPKSLFYCLTGESYRCFVGRYILKGVEQGNIQKPDVIHALHPYLDGYGSVPIAKKLKVPLVVTVHSPNNLKVCSKKVLSALEHADKIVAVAKFIVKKLEDIGISGEKIEYISLGVNTEEFKPLSEKDSQIVVSKYKIDPTDRVILYVGRLTKNKNIKTLLLAIWEVFRTSPKLRANTKIVIVGDGPERDSLQKLVKELGLSKNVIFTGLVSHDSRELRELYGIADIFVLPSFSEGKPVALYEAMSSGCAIIASNVGGIPEQVFDNINGFLIHPNDVNGLARKLIYLLENEKDLERMKRESRKLIFELGYTWEEYEKRIRQVYEYILNSQGI from the coding sequence ATGAGGATTATCTTCCTTGCATCTAACTTTCCAGACCCAGTGAACAAAACATGGGCACCTTGGAACAAGAGTGCAGTTGACAGTGTTTTGGAGTTTGCAGAGCCAATCGTGATAGCACCGAGGCCTTTTGCACCTCCCTTTTCCAAGTTTTCGAAGATACCTAAGTATAATAGACACTTTGGATATCCAGTTCATTATCCGAGATTTTTGTACTTGCTTCCAAAATCCTTGTTTTATTGTCTAACAGGTGAATCTTACAGGTGTTTTGTTGGAAGATATATTCTGAAGGGCGTAGAACAAGGAAATATTCAAAAGCCAGATGTTATTCATGCGTTACATCCTTATCTTGATGGTTATGGCAGCGTTCCAATTGCAAAGAAACTTAAAGTTCCTCTTGTGGTAACAGTTCATAGCCCTAACAATCTGAAGGTGTGCTCTAAAAAAGTACTTTCAGCTCTTGAACATGCGGATAAAATTGTAGCAGTGGCAAAATTTATTGTCAAAAAACTTGAGGACATAGGAATTTCGGGAGAGAAAATTGAATACATCAGTTTGGGTGTTAATACTGAAGAATTTAAACCTCTCAGCGAGAAGGATTCTCAAATTGTTGTATCAAAGTATAAGATTGATCCCACAGACAGAGTAATCTTATATGTTGGTAGATTAACTAAAAACAAAAATATCAAAACACTTTTGTTGGCAATCTGGGAGGTTTTCAGAACTTCTCCGAAGCTGAGAGCTAACACGAAGATTGTAATTGTTGGTGATGGTCCCGAAAGAGATTCTCTTCAAAAGCTGGTAAAAGAGTTGGGTTTAAGTAAGAATGTTATCTTTACTGGTCTTGTTTCGCATGATTCTAGGGAACTGAGGGAACTGTATGGAATTGCGGATATATTTGTTCTTCCAAGCTTTTCAGAAGGAAAACCAGTTGCACTGTATGAAGCTATGAGCAGTGGGTGTGCTATTATCGCGTCTAATGTTGGTGGAATTCCAGAGCAAGTTTTTGATAACATCAATGGGTTCCTCATACATCCAAATGATGTGAATGGGTTAGCGAGAAAGCTCATTTATCTTCTTGAAAATGAGAAAGACTTAGAAAGAATGAAGAGAGAGAGTAGGAAACTTATTTTTGAGCTTGGTTATACTTGGGAGGAATATGAAAAAAGAATAAGACAGGTTTATGAATACATTCTAAATTCACAAGGCATATAA
- a CDS encoding sulfatase: MADNEIKKVLLITIDCFRGDHLHYNGYGRKITPTMDMLAKKGSNFFMAFSNGPHTHYSFPSILTSTYPLMFEGPKIGAGRITLAEVMKMLGFKTVGLNSNPFLSEYFGYGKGFDVFNDFLSGERAKKKSTMMVKLRRKFSDKSMLYKFLRFVDKYMAVKKRRTPYVPAEELRSRVIDYLKRYRDEKLFLWAHFMDAHYPYLPSRETMEELGFEDVNDFKKARLFTKMLNAPEKVTPEEVQILINLYDAQIYTVDQEIREIFEYLDENGLLEETLIVITADHGEEFGEHGDFTHRVDRDRPALYNVHIHVPLIFYSGNWEYDDVNKNVSLIDLAPTIVDLVASQKVKKFMGRSLVPLMSKEESDHRAFYSEHEYQESEIVGNIMKERRKAIAYIEYPYKLIYYEGDSSYQLYNFEEDPEERNNLINEPNYQKVALYMKEKIKEHLREIEMSKVRIKMKKLKLA; the protein is encoded by the coding sequence ATGGCTGATAATGAAATAAAGAAAGTTCTGCTAATAACTATTGATTGCTTTCGCGGTGATCATCTTCACTACAATGGGTATGGGAGAAAAATAACCCCCACGATGGATATGCTGGCTAAGAAAGGTTCCAACTTCTTCATGGCATTTTCAAATGGCCCGCATACTCATTACTCTTTCCCTTCAATTTTAACATCAACGTATCCTCTGATGTTTGAAGGTCCAAAAATTGGAGCTGGAAGGATAACTTTAGCTGAAGTCATGAAAATGCTTGGATTCAAAACTGTTGGATTGAACTCCAATCCGTTTCTGTCAGAATATTTTGGATATGGAAAAGGTTTTGATGTATTCAATGATTTTTTGTCTGGTGAAAGAGCGAAGAAAAAGAGCACTATGATGGTAAAACTCAGACGCAAATTTTCTGATAAAAGTATGCTTTATAAATTTCTCCGCTTTGTGGATAAGTACATGGCGGTAAAGAAAAGAAGAACACCATATGTTCCAGCAGAGGAGCTTAGGAGCAGAGTTATTGACTACTTAAAAAGATACAGAGATGAAAAACTCTTTTTGTGGGCTCATTTTATGGATGCTCATTATCCTTATTTACCGAGTAGAGAAACAATGGAAGAGCTTGGCTTCGAGGATGTTAATGATTTCAAGAAAGCAAGACTCTTCACTAAGATGCTCAATGCTCCAGAGAAAGTCACTCCAGAGGAGGTTCAAATTTTAATTAACTTATACGATGCGCAGATTTACACAGTAGACCAAGAAATCAGGGAAATATTTGAGTACCTTGATGAAAACGGACTGTTGGAGGAAACACTAATTGTAATTACTGCAGACCATGGGGAAGAATTTGGAGAGCATGGAGACTTTACACATAGAGTTGATAGAGACAGGCCAGCATTGTACAATGTTCATATCCACGTGCCTCTGATTTTCTACTCTGGTAACTGGGAATATGATGATGTAAACAAAAATGTATCCTTAATTGACTTAGCACCGACTATTGTTGACCTCGTTGCTTCTCAAAAAGTTAAGAAGTTCATGGGTAGAAGTTTGGTTCCTTTGATGAGCAAAGAGGAAAGTGATCACAGAGCATTCTACTCGGAGCATGAATATCAGGAGAGCGAGATTGTTGGAAACATAATGAAAGAAAGGAGGAAGGCAATTGCTTACATTGAGTATCCATATAAGCTGATTTATTATGAAGGTGACAGCAGTTATCAACTCTACAATTTTGAAGAGGATCCGGAGGAGAGAAACAATTTAATTAATGAACCAAATTACCAAAAAGTTGCTCTATACATGAAGGAGAAAATTAAAGAGCATTTGAGGGAAATTGAGATGTCCAAGGTTAGGATTAAGATGAAAAAATTAAAACTAGCTTAG
- a CDS encoding polysaccharide pyruvyl transferase family protein encodes MVSALLLKTWMINIGNEIIENGAKAAIKRAVPDLKLFETSGYSYHLVYSKFRYSLTSSLLNKLGFKRDINKEWHKNLVSSAYLIHNKSIDFAVFPGCILDKFTLPRYYPILLKLMSKGIPIILLGAGGHDYTKATVDYVSKILKKLKPLALITRDSVAYEYYSQISEIKYVYNGIDCGFFINDWYQPPQADKKFIVLAFDKASKVPPHVLDRIKSIDSDVTVIFTTHRPFNYLYYTIPADVFARLPIAISRFLLARRELLKSDRNLLNKENVFISDNVKDYLFLYSNAVEVHSDRVHAVVSSLAYDTRAWLYYSTPRALLFENVGAKINENLIVMNKKVLTTKKKELVTFLREIIEDNFK; translated from the coding sequence ATGGTAAGTGCTCTTTTGCTTAAAACATGGATGATAAATATCGGAAATGAAATTATTGAAAATGGTGCAAAGGCAGCAATTAAGCGAGCTGTTCCTGATCTCAAATTGTTTGAAACAAGTGGCTATTCATATCATCTAGTTTATTCTAAATTTAGATATAGTCTTACCTCAAGTTTATTAAACAAACTGGGGTTTAAAAGAGATATTAATAAGGAATGGCATAAAAACTTGGTTAGTTCTGCATATTTAATTCATAATAAGAGTATAGATTTTGCAGTTTTTCCGGGATGCATACTTGACAAGTTTACCCTTCCTAGATACTATCCAATCTTATTAAAACTAATGAGTAAAGGAATTCCAATTATACTATTAGGTGCTGGTGGACATGATTATACAAAAGCTACAGTTGATTATGTTTCTAAAATTTTAAAGAAGCTTAAACCTCTAGCACTGATAACAAGGGACTCTGTTGCTTATGAATATTATTCACAGATTTCAGAAATTAAATATGTATATAATGGAATTGATTGTGGATTCTTTATAAATGATTGGTACCAGCCTCCACAAGCAGATAAAAAATTTATCGTACTAGCTTTTGATAAGGCGTCCAAAGTCCCTCCCCATGTTTTAGACCGGATTAAATCAATCGATTCAGATGTTACTGTGATATTTACTACACACAGGCCTTTTAATTATCTTTACTATACTATTCCTGCCGATGTTTTTGCTAGATTACCAATTGCAATATCTAGATTTCTATTAGCTCGTAGAGAGTTGTTAAAGTCAGATCGTAATTTATTAAACAAAGAGAACGTCTTTATATCTGATAATGTCAAAGACTATTTGTTCTTATATAGCAATGCAGTTGAAGTTCATTCTGACAGAGTACATGCAGTAGTATCTTCCTTAGCTTATGACACTAGAGCGTGGTTATATTATAGTACTCCAAGAGCATTATTATTTGAGAATGTTGGGGCTAAAATAAATGAAAATTTAATCGTTATGAACAAAAAAGTTCTGACAACAAAGAAAAAAGAACTAGTAACTTTCTTGAGAGAGATTATTGAGGATAATTTTAAATGA
- a CDS encoding glycosyltransferase family 4 protein, giving the protein MDAKADLIIFSQAFPPEKGGNASRMGDLYKYLTKFGVKVTVVSAVETYPFGTFPRESRLIKKDGDIIRLFTYQPIKKDASLIERTLYYTIFPVLASIWLVFNRKSSNVILVTSPPPQMYLIALIGKLMRKKVIVDVRDLFLDVSVNLGFIKKGSLIERIFRFLESKALQKADAVTLVTPKIRHQLVEEYGINPAKCYVVPNGVDLETFKCDKSKRKLQMVYAGYFGHAQDFDTFLKGYALLRENERVPLILAGGGETLEDVLKNVEKLGISKWIKYVGMLSRKDVVKLLCSSSIGVAPIKVDESLKYAIPSKIYEYLACGLPFIGVGVGEIEKIAEESRAGCVGKTPEEVAECIMKLLNSNLEKLKVRALRYVTRFSRESSAKKFLIVLNSLRGET; this is encoded by the coding sequence ATGGATGCAAAAGCAGACCTCATAATATTTTCTCAAGCGTTTCCTCCGGAAAAAGGAGGTAACGCGTCAAGAATGGGGGATTTATACAAATATCTCACCAAATTTGGAGTCAAAGTTACTGTTGTTTCTGCAGTTGAAACTTATCCATTTGGAACATTTCCCCGGGAATCCAGGCTAATTAAAAAAGATGGCGATATTATTCGGCTGTTTACATATCAACCGATTAAAAAAGATGCTTCACTCATTGAGCGAACTTTATATTACACTATTTTTCCAGTTTTGGCGAGCATATGGCTGGTTTTCAATAGGAAATCTTCGAACGTTATTTTAGTAACTTCACCACCGCCTCAAATGTACTTGATCGCTCTCATAGGTAAACTCATGAGAAAGAAAGTTATTGTTGATGTTAGAGACTTGTTTTTGGATGTCAGCGTTAATTTGGGCTTTATAAAAAAAGGAAGCTTAATTGAGAGGATTTTTAGATTTTTAGAATCGAAAGCTCTCCAAAAAGCAGATGCTGTAACTCTTGTTACTCCAAAGATAAGACACCAATTGGTTGAGGAATATGGAATAAATCCCGCCAAATGTTATGTAGTTCCTAATGGTGTGGATTTGGAGACATTCAAGTGCGACAAATCAAAAAGAAAACTTCAAATGGTTTACGCTGGCTACTTTGGACATGCCCAGGATTTTGACACATTTTTGAAAGGATATGCACTCTTAAGAGAAAATGAAAGAGTACCTTTAATCTTGGCAGGCGGCGGAGAAACACTTGAAGATGTGCTTAAAAATGTTGAGAAGCTTGGAATTTCTAAATGGATAAAATATGTTGGGATGCTGTCTAGGAAAGACGTTGTTAAGTTGCTGTGCTCTTCCTCCATTGGCGTTGCTCCAATAAAAGTGGACGAAAGTCTGAAGTATGCAATTCCATCAAAAATATATGAGTATTTGGCATGTGGTTTGCCGTTTATTGGAGTGGGTGTTGGAGAGATAGAGAAGATTGCAGAGGAAAGCAGAGCTGGATGTGTAGGAAAAACTCCAGAAGAAGTTGCTGAGTGTATTATGAAGCTTTTAAACTCAAATCTTGAAAAGCTGAAGGTTCGAGCTCTTAGATATGTTACGAGGTTCAGCAGAGAAAGCTCTGCTAAAAAGTTCCTTATAGTATTGAACTCTCTGAGGGGAGAAACATGA
- a CDS encoding flippase: MSDNLKLRLLKNASWLFGAEIVSRLLAYGVIILLSRTLGPEGLGQYSFIFSFVALTSIFSDLGVSYYVMREIARNKERKNELFPYALGFKITLAVINFGIIIFLVLQLNKSNIIKNLIIIVALENILLQVAYFFTRIMFAHEVTKYEGIAKVIERIWAFFVGGAVLYVKRELAPFILAILAGYLLRDSLRIYWGSKFFEKIRVEFKPDTWINLLKHSYPFWLISLFTMIYYRTDIVMLGLFRPDYDVGIYRAAYTLIQVALFIPNIVVATTMPSMARLWRENKRILNILFKKSFQILLAIGLLGVMGYYIFANFAITIVFGAGFTESVGVLRVLAVAVPFLFLNSLLGSFLNATGKELSFTKITAFTALLNVVLNYFLIQSYSYYGAAIATVVSQALATILSFKIILNNLSQESY, encoded by the coding sequence ATGAGTGATAACCTAAAACTTAGATTACTCAAAAATGCTAGCTGGTTATTTGGTGCAGAGATAGTATCAAGGTTATTGGCTTATGGTGTGATAATACTTCTAAGCCGAACCTTGGGTCCTGAAGGGCTTGGCCAATATTCATTTATTTTCTCATTTGTTGCCTTAACCTCAATATTTTCCGATTTGGGTGTTAGTTATTATGTTATGAGAGAAATTGCAAGAAATAAAGAAAGAAAAAATGAACTATTTCCATATGCCCTAGGGTTTAAGATAACTTTAGCTGTAATCAACTTTGGAATAATAATTTTTCTTGTTCTTCAACTCAATAAATCTAACATTATTAAAAATTTAATTATCATTGTTGCGTTGGAGAATATCCTTCTACAAGTGGCATATTTCTTTACAAGAATTATGTTCGCTCATGAAGTTACAAAATACGAAGGTATTGCGAAAGTAATTGAAAGAATTTGGGCATTTTTTGTGGGAGGTGCAGTATTATATGTTAAAAGAGAATTAGCCCCATTCATATTAGCAATTCTGGCTGGATATCTCTTAAGGGACTCTCTACGTATATACTGGGGTTCAAAGTTTTTTGAAAAAATTAGAGTCGAGTTTAAGCCTGATACATGGATTAATCTCTTAAAACATTCATATCCGTTCTGGCTTATCAGCCTCTTTACAATGATTTACTATAGGACCGATATTGTTATGCTTGGTTTGTTTAGACCAGATTATGATGTAGGAATCTATCGTGCTGCATACACACTGATACAAGTTGCACTTTTTATTCCTAACATAGTTGTTGCAACAACAATGCCCTCTATGGCAAGATTATGGAGAGAAAATAAGAGGATACTAAACATTTTGTTCAAAAAAAGCTTTCAGATACTTTTGGCTATTGGACTACTGGGAGTTATGGGATATTACATCTTTGCTAATTTTGCAATAACCATTGTTTTTGGTGCTGGATTCACTGAGAGTGTTGGAGTTTTGAGAGTGCTTGCTGTTGCAGTTCCTTTTTTGTTTCTGAATTCTCTTCTTGGAAGTTTTTTAAATGCAACTGGAAAAGAACTAAGCTTTACAAAGATAACCGCATTTACAGCTCTGCTTAATGTTGTCTTGAACTATTTTCTCATCCAAAGTTACAGTTACTATGGTGCAGCTATAGCGACAGTAGTGAGTCAAGCACTAGCAACTATTCTGTCATTTAAAATTATCCTCAATAATCTCTCTCAAGAAAGTTACTAG
- a CDS encoding acyltransferase, whose product MSQKYFVHPTAVVEDEVEIGEGTRIWHFAHIRKGAKIGKNCNIGKDVYIDVGVEIGNNVKIQNGVSVYRGVKVEDDVFLGPHMTFTNDLYPRAFSEDWELVPTLVKKGASIGAHATIVCGVTIGEYAMVGAGAVVTKDVPPFGLVYGNPARLKGFVCYCGRKLKEKIGEDENHIIFKCSHCGREVKIRKEDYERYLKEKDL is encoded by the coding sequence ATGTCTCAAAAGTATTTCGTTCATCCGACGGCTGTTGTTGAGGATGAAGTTGAAATTGGTGAGGGAACAAGGATTTGGCACTTCGCTCATATAAGAAAGGGTGCAAAAATTGGAAAGAACTGCAACATTGGAAAAGACGTTTACATTGACGTTGGAGTAGAAATAGGAAACAACGTAAAAATCCAGAATGGCGTAAGCGTTTATCGTGGAGTAAAAGTTGAAGACGATGTCTTCCTCGGCCCACACATGACCTTCACAAACGACCTTTACCCAAGAGCCTTCAGCGAGGACTGGGAGCTTGTGCCAACCTTAGTTAAAAAAGGAGCAAGCATTGGAGCTCACGCAACAATAGTTTGCGGAGTAACAATCGGCGAGTACGCCATGGTCGGTGCCGGAGCCGTTGTCACCAAAGACGTGCCACCCTTCGGCTTGGTTTACGGCAACCCCGCAAGATTAAAGGGCTTCGTATGCTACTGTGGTAGAAAATTAAAAGAGAAAATTGGCGAGGATGAAAATCACATAATCTTCAAATGCTCCCACTGCGGGAGAGAAGTTAAAATCAGGAAAGAAGATTATGAACGCTATTTAAAGGAAAAAGACTTGTGA
- a CDS encoding glycosyltransferase family 4 protein gives MTLKVTLMLPYTEKPYGGARAVAYNTVEGFRKIAKLLEKNDVHLTIVSTARDAVISKKDMHPNIEILHYKFPSFATFSGAFHSYKKNKYFFLSSDLVHAHDIYNAFASSQTRTKTIMTLHGLYWRDLKADRFSVQRLFYYGWNTLQFATIFHKLTKFVAISRYVQRELKVLGIYDESKIIVIENPVRDELFDVEHVETGNLILYPAKIYPLKNQLTFIKALGILKNQTREDFKVIFAGKVVDAPYYSQILSGIKKLNLQNYIKFELYSYEKMPDVYAQCSITALTSYHENAPMSISESFAVGVPVIASNVGGIPYMVSHGKDGFIVQPNNPEDIAEKLLILLEDRKLRKRMGKEAKKKAQERWRDRVIAENLLNLYLQLGE, from the coding sequence GTGACACTAAAGGTAACTTTAATGCTTCCTTATACGGAAAAACCATATGGTGGAGCTAGGGCTGTTGCGTACAATACAGTTGAAGGATTTAGGAAAATTGCAAAGTTGCTTGAGAAGAATGATGTTCATCTGACAATAGTTTCGACAGCGAGAGATGCTGTTATTTCAAAAAAAGACATGCATCCAAATATTGAAATTCTGCACTATAAGTTTCCCTCTTTTGCAACATTTTCTGGAGCATTTCACTCTTATAAGAAAAATAAGTATTTTTTCTTATCTTCCGATTTAGTACATGCTCATGATATATACAATGCTTTCGCATCGTCACAAACAAGAACTAAAACTATCATGACTCTTCACGGGCTTTATTGGAGGGATTTGAAAGCTGACAGATTTAGTGTTCAAAGGCTCTTTTATTATGGATGGAATACTCTTCAGTTTGCTACTATTTTCCATAAATTAACGAAATTTGTTGCAATATCTCGATATGTGCAGAGAGAACTCAAAGTGCTGGGCATCTATGATGAATCAAAGATTATTGTTATTGAAAATCCAGTTAGAGATGAGCTTTTTGACGTAGAGCATGTGGAAACTGGTAATCTGATATTATATCCGGCAAAGATTTATCCATTAAAAAATCAGCTGACCTTCATCAAAGCTCTTGGAATATTAAAAAATCAGACCAGGGAGGATTTTAAAGTGATCTTTGCTGGTAAGGTTGTTGATGCTCCCTATTATTCACAGATCTTATCTGGGATAAAAAAACTCAATCTCCAAAACTATATCAAATTCGAGCTTTATTCGTATGAAAAAATGCCAGACGTATATGCTCAGTGTTCTATCACGGCATTGACATCTTATCATGAAAATGCTCCAATGAGCATTTCGGAATCATTTGCTGTTGGTGTTCCTGTAATTGCTTCCAATGTTGGTGGAATTCCTTATATGGTCAGCCATGGGAAGGATGGATTTATAGTCCAACCCAATAATCCTGAGGATATTGCTGAAAAGCTTTTAATCTTACTGGAAGATAGAAAGCTACGGAAGAGGATGGGAAAAGAAGCGAAGAAGAAAGCTCAAGAGAGATGGAGAGATAGGGTTATAGCTGAGAATCTCTTAAACTTATATCTGCAATTGGGGGAATAA